The Halomicronema hongdechloris C2206 genome includes a window with the following:
- the psb28 gene encoding photosystem II reaction center protein Psb28: MAEIQFARGIKEEAVPDVRMTRSPDGTNGTATFYFDHPKALSVEEGVEVTGMYLIDEEGELVSREVNARFVNGEPTGIEATYIIRSLEEWDRFMRFMNRYAEENGLGFTKS; encoded by the coding sequence ATGGCTGAGATTCAATTTGCTCGTGGGATCAAGGAAGAGGCGGTGCCTGATGTCCGCATGACTCGCTCGCCGGATGGCACCAATGGCACAGCTACCTTCTATTTTGATCATCCCAAGGCCCTGTCTGTGGAGGAAGGGGTTGAGGTCACGGGCATGTACCTGATCGATGAAGAAGGGGAACTGGTAAGCCGTGAGGTCAATGCCAGGTTTGTCAATGGCGAACCCACGGGAATTGAGGCTACTTACATCATCAGAAGTTTAGAAGAGTGGGATCGGTTTATGCGGTTTATGAATCGCTATGCCGAGGAGAATGGCCTGGGCTTCACCAAGAGTTAG
- a CDS encoding MogA/MoaB family molybdenum cofactor biosynthesis protein, producing MVPLSEAGQPRSVGCGVITASDTRTPETDSSGQLIQDRLTTAGHRVGSYHLVADEPEQIRPLVLSLAQRPDLQVLIITGGTGIAPRDVTYDAIATLITKTLPGFGELFRYLSYLEIGSRAMASRAVAGVCENTLIFSLPGSTKAVRLAMDELILPELRHLTSLLQ from the coding sequence ATGGTGCCTCTGTCTGAGGCTGGCCAGCCCCGTTCGGTTGGATGTGGGGTGATTACCGCCAGTGATACCCGCACCCCAGAGACCGACAGCAGTGGCCAGCTGATTCAAGACCGGTTGACCACGGCGGGTCACCGGGTGGGGAGCTATCATCTGGTGGCGGATGAGCCAGAGCAGATTCGCCCCTTGGTGCTCTCGTTGGCCCAGCGCCCTGACCTGCAGGTGCTGATCATTACGGGGGGGACTGGCATTGCCCCGCGCGATGTTACCTATGATGCGATCGCAACGTTGATCACCAAGACCCTGCCAGGCTTCGGCGAACTGTTTCGCTATCTCAGCTACCTAGAGATTGGCTCCCGGGCCATGGCCTCCCGGGCGGTGGCGGGGGTGTGTGAGAACACCCTCATCTTTTCGTTGCCGGGGTCTACCAAGGCGGTGCGGCTAGCCATGGATGAGCTGATTCTGCCGGAACTGAGGCACCTGACCTCCCTGTTGCAGTGA
- the pip gene encoding prolyl aminopeptidase: MRQLYPALDPYYQGYLPVSDLHTLYFEESGCPEGQPVVFLHGGPGGGTQAIYRQFFDPHQWRIVLFDQRGCGQSTPHAELTENTTWHLVADIERLRSHLGIDRWIVFGGSWGSTLALAYAQSHPDRCRGLILRGIFTLRPQEIRWFYQAGANHLFPDAWEQYLAPIPPEERHDLVGAYYRRLTNPDPAICQAAARAWSVWEASTSKLLPDASLMEKFSQDEFAVAFARIECHYFIHGGFFEPPDQLLRQVDQIRAIPGVIVQGRYDVVCPMITAWELHRAWPEADFIVVPNAGHSATEAGILSALVDATDRFAQLS; this comes from the coding sequence ATGCGCCAACTGTATCCCGCGCTTGATCCCTACTATCAGGGGTATCTACCGGTTTCTGATCTGCATACCCTTTATTTTGAAGAATCGGGCTGTCCGGAGGGGCAGCCTGTGGTGTTTTTGCATGGGGGCCCCGGAGGCGGTACGCAAGCCATTTATCGACAGTTCTTTGATCCTCATCAGTGGCGCATCGTGCTGTTTGACCAGCGAGGCTGTGGGCAGAGTACGCCCCATGCCGAGCTGACTGAGAATACCACCTGGCATTTAGTGGCGGATATTGAGCGGTTGCGATCGCATCTAGGCATCGACCGCTGGATCGTCTTTGGCGGCAGTTGGGGCAGTACCCTGGCTTTGGCCTATGCCCAGAGCCATCCCGATCGCTGCAGGGGCCTGATTTTGCGAGGCATTTTTACCCTCAGGCCCCAGGAGATCCGCTGGTTCTATCAAGCCGGTGCTAACCATCTCTTTCCCGATGCTTGGGAACAGTATCTGGCCCCAATTCCCCCAGAGGAACGGCACGACCTAGTCGGGGCCTACTATCGTCGCCTCACCAACCCCGACCCGGCCATCTGTCAGGCCGCGGCTCGAGCCTGGTCGGTCTGGGAAGCCAGTACCAGCAAGTTGCTCCCAGACGCCAGCCTCATGGAGAAATTCAGCCAGGACGAGTTTGCTGTCGCCTTCGCCCGCATCGAGTGTCATTACTTCATCCATGGCGGCTTCTTTGAGCCGCCGGATCAGCTGCTGCGTCAGGTGGACCAGATTCGCGCCATTCCCGGGGTAATTGTGCAAGGCCGCTATGATGTGGTGTGCCCCATGATCACGGCCTGGGAACTCCACCGAGCCTGGCCAGAGGCAGATTTCATAGTGGTGCCCAATGCGGGCCACTCAGCCACCGAAGCGGGCATTCTCAGTGCCCTGGTGGATGCCACAGACCGGTTTGCCCAGCTGAGTTAA
- a CDS encoding 5'-nucleotidase C-terminal domain-containing protein has product MVALVSAGPAQAVTFDLTILHNNDGESDIFGSQSNPDFGGAAEFTTLVKGIQSSGGNVLTLSSGDNFLPGPEFDASLADGIFYDALLLNEIGYDAIAIGNHEFDSGPGILGDLIQAYNDAGGTAPFLSANLDFSSEPALSGLAADGKIASSTIVEKGGQQIGIVGATTPNLSFISSPGAVGVQDPAAPVQAEIDALTAAGVDNIIFISHLQGVDEDRELIAKLEGIDVAIAGGGDELLANPGDELIPGDTAADSYPIFSEDKTGKAIPIVTTAGGYNYLGRLDVTFEDGDVITVNGGPIRVAGGSQPDAVAPDPTVQSNVVEPVQAFVDSLDQTIVGTSEVEIQGGRDIFRAREANVGNLLADAILTSAQQLSSNFGIENVDIALTNGGGIRNEDPIPAGDISRADTKSIAQFSNFVTVIEDVKAGKLKEILENAVSRIELDADGNPVRSGEGTGRFAQIAGFSFEYNPTLTAAQVEGEGLNVTTVVDGERIQTIILNDGTVLVEAGRVVTDATVDIATVDFLARGGDQYPFNRSDFTSLGVTYEQALADYISNELNGLISAGDPRYQPDGEGRITLTDAVPSQDPASVPEPGTVLGLMALAGLGAGTLRRRQTA; this is encoded by the coding sequence ATGGTCGCTCTCGTCAGCGCCGGTCCTGCTCAAGCCGTCACCTTCGACCTGACTATTCTGCACAATAACGACGGTGAGTCTGATATCTTTGGCAGTCAGAGTAACCCTGATTTTGGCGGCGCCGCTGAGTTTACTACCTTGGTCAAAGGTATTCAAAGTAGCGGCGGTAATGTTCTCACCCTATCCAGTGGGGATAACTTTCTGCCTGGACCTGAGTTCGATGCGAGCCTGGCCGATGGCATTTTCTACGACGCGCTACTGCTGAATGAAATCGGTTATGACGCGATTGCGATTGGTAACCATGAGTTTGACTCTGGCCCTGGTATCCTGGGCGATTTGATTCAGGCCTATAACGATGCTGGGGGAACAGCCCCGTTCTTGAGTGCCAACTTGGACTTCAGTAGTGAGCCAGCGCTCTCTGGTCTGGCTGCAGATGGCAAAATTGCCAGCAGCACCATTGTCGAGAAAGGTGGCCAACAAATCGGCATTGTTGGAGCCACGACGCCCAACCTATCTTTCATTTCGAGTCCTGGAGCCGTTGGCGTTCAGGATCCCGCTGCCCCTGTTCAAGCTGAGATTGATGCCCTGACGGCTGCAGGAGTAGACAATATTATCTTCATCAGTCACCTGCAAGGAGTTGATGAAGACAGAGAGTTAATCGCCAAGCTAGAAGGTATCGACGTTGCCATCGCCGGGGGGGGTGATGAACTCCTGGCTAATCCAGGTGACGAACTCATCCCAGGAGATACTGCCGCCGATTCGTATCCCATCTTCTCTGAGGATAAAACCGGGAAAGCAATTCCCATCGTTACCACAGCGGGAGGCTATAACTACCTCGGGCGCCTGGATGTGACCTTTGAAGACGGTGACGTGATTACCGTGAATGGGGGACCTATCCGCGTCGCTGGCGGTAGTCAGCCGGATGCCGTTGCCCCAGATCCAACGGTGCAATCCAATGTGGTCGAACCGGTGCAAGCGTTTGTGGATAGCCTCGACCAGACCATCGTTGGCACCTCGGAGGTGGAAATTCAAGGGGGACGCGATATCTTCCGGGCCCGGGAAGCGAATGTTGGTAACTTGCTGGCGGATGCCATATTAACTAGTGCCCAGCAACTCTCTAGCAACTTCGGCATTGAGAATGTTGATATTGCCCTAACCAATGGCGGCGGTATCCGCAACGAAGATCCGATCCCTGCCGGAGACATCTCCCGGGCCGACACCAAGTCAATTGCCCAGTTTTCCAACTTTGTCACGGTGATTGAAGATGTCAAAGCTGGCAAGTTGAAGGAAATTCTTGAGAATGCTGTGTCCCGTATCGAGCTGGATGCCGATGGTAACCCGGTTCGCTCTGGCGAGGGCACCGGTCGCTTTGCCCAGATCGCTGGCTTTAGCTTCGAGTACAATCCGACGCTGACGGCAGCCCAAGTGGAAGGCGAAGGATTAAACGTTACCACCGTCGTTGATGGTGAGCGCATTCAGACGATCATCCTCAATGATGGGACCGTGCTGGTAGAAGCGGGACGAGTGGTCACCGATGCTACGGTTGACATTGCTACAGTTGACTTTCTAGCCCGCGGCGGCGACCAATATCCCTTCAATCGCAGCGACTTTACGTCTCTAGGGGTGACTTACGAACAAGCCCTGGCTGACTACATCAGCAATGAGTTAAACGGCTTGATCTCTGCGGGCGATCCTCGCTATCAGCCTGATGGTGAAGGTCGCATCACGCTGACCGATGCTGTCCCCAGCCAGGATCCGGCCTCGGTGCCGGAACCGGGCACGGTGCTAGGGCTAATGGCTCTGGCTGGCCTCGGGGCAGGGACGCTACGGCGGCGGCAAACCGCCTAA
- a CDS encoding sensor histidine kinase: MFQATRCRLALWYTSVTAVLLLCFASGFYLYVRTTLVERVDDTLNHVLEVVQRSLVIEPGSVEARVLTTPTATGPSLRVNVEASFRDNAQAAEDDHIDLEWFSPQGTLLWSTLSEPLPIPLHVNPAGETVSVTEEQVLRQITRRVQAGNQVVGYLRVSHPWFEVTKPTRRLLADLSLGICVTVGAVAAIGWLLSGLAIAPVRDSYQQLKQFTADASHELRNPIAVIQTNVQVALADPNPNPQAQQGQLQVIERLTRRLGRLVDDLLFLARQDGGLTAMQWQAFDLNHLLADVIEEQQAIAQDQTLHLSYQPPATILDAEATIMGDPDQITRLFTNLISNSLQYTPAAGTVTVTLSPDKHQGHSYWQVRICDSGIGIPAAALTHVFDRFYRVDPARAKPCDGQRPAPKGHRTGSSGLGLAIAQVIVQNHKGQIQIDSVVDKGTTVTVWLPMASPR; encoded by the coding sequence ATGTTTCAGGCGACTCGCTGTCGGTTAGCCCTCTGGTACACCAGTGTGACGGCGGTACTGTTGTTGTGCTTTGCCAGCGGGTTTTATCTCTATGTGCGCACCACCTTGGTAGAGCGGGTGGATGACACCCTCAACCACGTGTTGGAGGTGGTGCAACGGTCTCTGGTGATTGAGCCCGGCTCGGTAGAGGCCCGGGTGCTGACGACTCCTACCGCTACTGGTCCCTCCCTGCGGGTGAATGTGGAGGCCAGTTTTCGCGACAACGCCCAAGCAGCGGAGGATGACCACATTGACTTGGAGTGGTTTAGCCCCCAGGGAACGCTGCTCTGGTCTACCCTGTCTGAGCCCCTGCCGATTCCTCTACATGTGAATCCAGCTGGGGAGACGGTGTCTGTTACCGAGGAACAGGTGCTGCGTCAGATTACTCGCCGGGTGCAGGCGGGCAATCAGGTGGTGGGGTATCTGCGGGTCAGTCACCCCTGGTTTGAGGTAACCAAGCCCACCCGGCGGTTGCTGGCGGATCTGAGTCTGGGGATCTGCGTTACCGTAGGCGCGGTGGCTGCCATTGGCTGGCTGTTGTCGGGCCTTGCGATCGCACCAGTGCGGGATTCCTATCAGCAATTGAAGCAGTTCACCGCCGACGCCTCCCACGAATTGCGCAATCCCATCGCCGTCATCCAGACCAATGTCCAGGTGGCCCTGGCCGACCCCAACCCCAACCCCCAGGCCCAGCAGGGGCAACTGCAGGTGATCGAGCGCTTGACCCGGCGCTTGGGACGATTGGTGGACGATCTGCTGTTTTTGGCCCGTCAAGACGGTGGATTGACCGCGATGCAATGGCAAGCGTTTGACCTCAACCACCTGCTGGCCGACGTCATCGAAGAGCAGCAGGCCATTGCCCAAGACCAAACCCTGCACTTGAGCTATCAGCCCCCGGCCACCATCCTCGACGCCGAGGCTACCATCATGGGTGACCCCGACCAGATCACGCGGCTGTTCACTAACTTGATTAGCAATAGCCTGCAATACACCCCAGCTGCCGGCACGGTAACTGTGACCCTGAGTCCTGACAAGCATCAGGGCCACAGTTACTGGCAGGTACGCATCTGTGACAGTGGCATCGGCATTCCGGCCGCGGCCCTAACCCATGTGTTCGACCGGTTTTACCGGGTTGACCCGGCCCGCGCTAAACCTTGCGATGGTCAAAGACCGGCCCCGAAGGGCCATCGCACCGGCAGCTCCGGCTTGGGCCTAGCCATTGCCCAGGTGATCGTGCAGAACCACAAAGGTCAGATTCAGATCGACAGTGTGGTCGATAAAGGCACCACCGTCACCGTCTGGTTGCCCATGGCCAGCCCGCGCTAA
- a CDS encoding glycoside hydrolase family 15 protein, with protein MSGIHPSTSSLKSRWEHLEPYYQQVKAVILERQHPVTGLLPASTAVTVHGNYTDAWVRDNVYSILAVWGVALAYRKLDENWGRTYELEQSVVKLMRGLLFAMMQQSAKVEQFKQTQDPLNALHAKYHTATATTVVGDEEWGHLQLDATSLYLLMLAQMTASGLAIIYTLDEVNFIQNLVYYIGRAYRTPDYGIWERGNKLNHGRPELNASSVGMAKAALEAMQGLNLFGVRGGQSAVVHVLPDEIARARITLESLLPRESGSKEVDAALLSILGFPAFAMGDANVIELTRAKIIDKLEGNYGCKRFLRDGHQTVIEDTTRLHYEPEELQQFEHIECEWPLFFAYLWLEALFRGETETARVYETRLQALAVERDGWLLLPEVYYVPVEHLEAERQQPGSQPRRPNENVPLVWAQSLYVLGQLLTQGLLKPGDLDPLGRHLRVTHTRHPIVQIALVAEDETLQAELATFGIVTQLRWPQAGPRPSQLEPMQIYPAGELSAIYAEIGRNDKLGLSGRPVRRLRSLTTSRAFHIGGETVLFLPSCLDQQQFYLTLDYHFLVAQIRSELAYIHEHWHEPGRPTVTLWLTHAMFELGHKPIHQSPLLTLLQELKSGSCGSVPVCLGPLYQLLLTAGSERIDDVNGYPWGRSSLMGRLISSAYLLLTPDNVWPLSIIEEFDLEQETDLERLLTILRQSDNLYEQIELLSSLKRLQGLEFNTGLGDSTRAVTVADLLNEIYIKAGKLEHWGIVRRAAGLLEKVDISLSDSVTELLVRQKHIAVGKAYSQAAVIRDPMPHGDIMAKIRTFCSEDVREHALSQEILIYLSVLIKTEPTLFDGLLTLRISYLILLLTSELSHELRVSQDEAYEHLMGLSPFEIKLRLRQVLAGYQGLNSTLFRQESLHVSHPAAIDWQVVPQKEITLPKDGDWLRKRRIDGEINRLPDSFYTGVWQLLRHCRGIVIGDKLERRNRLDSQVVLSEMTPGEQNFALRVNHLLNKIQAPEYRHLTVEALQELAALVEGNPELQFEDYMVLDVLIGHAVRLAWLEIHPERAVDYDTDKASAWQAFYGQPPRECARYVAKALQFLAELAEAEPTDQQQVA; from the coding sequence TTGTCTGGCATTCACCCCTCCACCTCATCTCTGAAATCCCGTTGGGAACATCTAGAGCCCTATTATCAGCAGGTCAAAGCGGTCATCCTAGAGCGGCAGCATCCCGTCACGGGCCTGCTGCCGGCCAGCACCGCCGTGACCGTCCACGGTAACTATACCGATGCCTGGGTGCGGGATAACGTCTACAGCATCTTGGCGGTATGGGGCGTCGCCTTAGCCTACCGCAAGTTGGACGAAAACTGGGGCCGCACCTACGAACTAGAGCAGAGTGTGGTCAAGCTGATGCGAGGGCTGCTCTTCGCCATGATGCAGCAGAGTGCCAAGGTGGAGCAGTTTAAGCAGACCCAAGATCCCCTCAATGCCCTCCATGCCAAATACCACACGGCCACCGCCACGACGGTGGTGGGCGATGAGGAATGGGGACACCTGCAGCTCGATGCCACCTCCCTCTATCTGTTGATGTTGGCCCAGATGACCGCCTCCGGGCTAGCAATCATTTACACCCTGGATGAGGTCAATTTCATCCAGAACTTGGTCTATTACATCGGTCGGGCCTACCGCACCCCCGACTATGGCATCTGGGAGCGGGGTAATAAGCTGAACCACGGTCGCCCGGAACTCAACGCTAGTTCTGTGGGCATGGCTAAGGCTGCTTTGGAGGCGATGCAGGGGCTGAATCTGTTTGGCGTCCGCGGGGGCCAGTCGGCGGTGGTGCATGTGTTGCCCGATGAAATCGCCCGGGCTCGCATTACCCTAGAGTCTTTACTGCCGCGGGAGTCTGGCTCTAAGGAGGTGGATGCGGCGCTGCTGAGCATTTTGGGGTTTCCGGCTTTTGCCATGGGAGATGCCAATGTGATCGAGCTCACCCGGGCCAAGATTATCGACAAGCTAGAGGGGAATTACGGCTGCAAGCGCTTTCTGCGGGATGGTCACCAAACCGTGATCGAAGATACTACCCGGCTGCACTACGAGCCCGAAGAATTGCAACAGTTTGAGCACATCGAGTGTGAGTGGCCGCTATTTTTTGCCTACCTCTGGCTCGAGGCTTTGTTTCGCGGTGAGACTGAAACGGCTCGCGTCTACGAGACTCGCCTGCAGGCCCTGGCTGTCGAACGGGATGGCTGGCTCCTATTGCCGGAGGTGTACTATGTCCCGGTTGAGCACCTAGAGGCGGAGCGGCAGCAGCCGGGGAGTCAGCCCCGTCGCCCTAATGAAAATGTGCCCCTGGTCTGGGCTCAAAGCCTTTATGTGCTGGGGCAGTTGCTGACCCAAGGGCTACTGAAGCCGGGGGATCTGGACCCTTTGGGGCGTCACCTGCGTGTCACCCATACTCGTCATCCCATCGTGCAGATTGCCCTGGTGGCTGAAGATGAGACCCTGCAGGCGGAGTTGGCCACCTTTGGCATCGTGACCCAGTTGCGATGGCCGCAGGCCGGTCCGCGACCATCGCAACTGGAGCCGATGCAGATCTATCCTGCCGGGGAATTATCGGCCATCTATGCCGAAATCGGTCGCAACGACAAGCTAGGGCTCAGCGGTCGTCCGGTGCGGCGTCTGCGCAGCCTCACGACCTCCCGCGCCTTTCACATCGGTGGCGAGACGGTGCTGTTCCTACCTTCCTGCCTCGATCAGCAGCAATTCTACCTCACCCTCGATTACCACTTTCTGGTAGCTCAAATCCGCAGTGAACTGGCCTATATCCATGAGCACTGGCATGAACCGGGGCGACCCACGGTTACCCTGTGGCTCACCCATGCCATGTTCGAGTTGGGCCACAAGCCCATCCACCAATCTCCCCTGCTGACGCTATTGCAGGAGCTGAAGTCAGGTTCCTGTGGTAGTGTGCCGGTCTGCCTCGGTCCCCTCTATCAACTCTTGCTCACTGCCGGCAGTGAGCGCATCGACGATGTCAATGGGTATCCCTGGGGCCGCTCTTCCCTGATGGGGCGTTTGATTTCGTCTGCCTACCTGCTCTTGACTCCAGATAATGTCTGGCCCCTCTCCATCATCGAGGAGTTTGACCTAGAGCAAGAAACAGACCTGGAGCGGCTGCTGACCATCCTGCGCCAGTCAGACAACCTCTACGAACAGATTGAACTGCTCAGTAGCTTGAAGCGGCTACAGGGCCTCGAGTTTAATACGGGCCTAGGTGACTCTACTCGGGCCGTCACCGTGGCTGATCTGCTGAATGAAATTTATATTAAGGCGGGCAAGCTGGAGCACTGGGGCATCGTCCGTCGAGCCGCCGGGTTGCTCGAAAAAGTCGACATCAGCTTATCGGATTCGGTGACAGAGCTGCTGGTGCGCCAGAAGCATATTGCCGTCGGCAAGGCCTACAGCCAGGCTGCTGTGATTCGAGATCCCATGCCCCATGGCGACATCATGGCCAAGATTCGCACCTTCTGCAGTGAAGATGTGCGGGAGCACGCCCTCAGCCAGGAGATCTTGATTTACCTTAGCGTGCTGATTAAGACCGAACCGACTCTGTTCGATGGCCTCCTCACCTTGCGGATCAGTTACTTGATCTTGCTACTGACCAGTGAACTGAGCCACGAACTTCGTGTCAGCCAGGATGAGGCCTACGAACACTTGATGGGCCTCAGTCCCTTTGAGATCAAGCTGCGCCTGCGCCAGGTGCTAGCGGGCTACCAGGGCCTCAACAGCACCCTCTTCCGTCAGGAATCCCTGCATGTCAGCCATCCCGCCGCCATCGACTGGCAGGTGGTGCCCCAAAAGGAAATTACCCTGCCAAAAGACGGCGATTGGCTGCGGAAACGGCGCATTGATGGCGAAATCAATCGCTTGCCCGATAGCTTCTACACCGGGGTTTGGCAACTATTGCGCCACTGTAGAGGCATTGTCATCGGCGATAAGTTAGAGCGCCGCAATCGCCTCGATAGCCAGGTGGTGCTATCGGAGATGACTCCAGGAGAGCAGAATTTCGCCCTGCGGGTGAATCACCTACTGAACAAGATTCAGGCTCCCGAATATCGCCATCTCACCGTCGAGGCCCTGCAGGAACTGGCTGCCCTGGTGGAGGGTAATCCCGAGCTGCAGTTTGAGGACTATATGGTCTTGGATGTGTTGATAGGCCATGCGGTACGCTTGGCTTGGCTAGAGATCCATCCTGAGCGTGCCGTCGATTACGATACCGACAAAGCCTCTGCCTGGCAGGCATTCTATGGCCAGCCTCCTCGGGAGTGTGCTCGCTATGTGGCCAAGGCCTTGCAATTCCTGGCGGAGTTGGCCGAAGCAGAGCCCACAGACCAGCAGCAGGTGGCCTAA
- a CDS encoding ferritin-like domain-containing protein, with amino-acid sequence MKDLDTHSTIGLLNQIMEFELAGVVRYTHYSLMVTGPNRIPIVDFFKAQASESLLHAQEAGEIITGLEGHPSQRIATIEETHRHSVRDLLQESLSHEQKALNMYKKLLGIVENASIYLEEYTRTKIGQEEMHNLEIKKMLRDYS; translated from the coding sequence ATGAAAGATCTCGATACCCACAGCACCATTGGGCTACTAAACCAGATTATGGAGTTTGAGCTAGCGGGGGTGGTTCGCTACACCCACTACTCATTGATGGTGACCGGCCCCAACCGCATCCCCATTGTGGATTTCTTCAAAGCTCAAGCCAGCGAGTCGCTCCTACATGCCCAAGAAGCGGGGGAAATCATCACCGGCTTAGAAGGTCACCCCAGCCAGCGTATCGCCACCATCGAAGAAACCCATCGGCACTCAGTCAGAGATTTACTGCAAGAAAGTCTCAGCCACGAACAAAAGGCCCTCAACATGTACAAAAAACTCCTGGGCATCGTCGAAAACGCCAGCATCTACCTAGAGGAATATACCCGCACCAAAATCGGTCAGGAAGAAATGCACAACCTGGAGATCAAGAAGATGCTGCGAGATTACAGCTAG
- a CDS encoding ABC transporter ATP-binding protein, translating into MLDTATQVTLTTRKLTLAYDGNVVIQGLDLAIPHGQMTTLVGPNGCGKSTLLRGMARLLKPKGGTVYLDGDAIAHLPTKELAKRLGILPQSPAAPEGLTVRELVAQGRYPHQNWLQQWSRQDELQVEAAIATTHLHDFANRPLDTLSGGQRQRAWIAMALAQDTETLLLDEPTTYLDLAHQIEVLDLLYHLNRDAGRTIVMVLHDVNMACRYSHHLIALRDGAVIAQGHPSDVVTEALVKQVFDLDSRIIADPVSNTPLCIPVSQSL; encoded by the coding sequence ATCCTCGACACTGCCACCCAAGTTACCCTCACCACCCGCAAGCTGACGCTGGCCTACGATGGCAACGTCGTTATCCAGGGGCTGGATTTAGCCATTCCCCACGGCCAAATGACGACACTGGTGGGGCCTAATGGCTGCGGTAAGTCCACTTTGTTGCGGGGCATGGCGCGCCTGTTAAAGCCAAAGGGAGGCACCGTTTACCTAGACGGTGATGCCATTGCTCACTTGCCCACCAAGGAATTGGCTAAGCGTCTGGGGATTTTGCCCCAGAGCCCTGCGGCTCCAGAGGGACTGACGGTGCGGGAGCTGGTGGCCCAGGGCCGCTATCCCCACCAAAACTGGTTGCAGCAGTGGTCGCGGCAAGACGAGCTGCAAGTAGAGGCTGCGATCGCAACCACCCACCTGCACGACTTTGCCAACCGCCCCCTCGATACCCTCTCTGGGGGACAGCGGCAACGGGCTTGGATCGCCATGGCTCTGGCCCAAGACACCGAGACCCTGCTGCTGGATGAACCGACGACCTATTTAGACTTAGCCCATCAAATTGAAGTCCTAGATCTGCTCTATCACCTCAATCGGGATGCCGGCCGCACCATTGTCATGGTGCTCCACGACGTCAATATGGCCTGCCGTTACAGTCATCATTTGATTGCTCTACGTGACGGCGCCGTCATCGCCCAAGGGCATCCATCTGATGTGGTCACCGAAGCGCTGGTCAAGCAGGTGTTCGATCTAGACAGCCGCATCATTGCCGACCCAGTGTCCAATACGCCTCTGTGCATTCCCGTGAGTCAATCGTTGTAG